The nucleotide window ACTGTAAAACACGCAGCGATTAAAAACCAGAAACATGTGTGCATAATTTTATCAAGTGAAATATGTAATTGTATAAACATGGATGGAAGGAAGCTCCAACTTCACATACAAGGGAAAAGGAACATGAATTAAGGAATGAGCAAACTAGTGTACAGAAAACATACTTGGCAGGAAGTCCTGTTACAACGCAAACAGATTTCTCCGGATCTACAATAACAAAAATTAATACAAGACTACATTGAATTCAAACTGCCAGATAAATAAAAATGTACAGCACCAAAGAGAAACCAACACTTACAAGGAGTTGAAGTCGTACAAAGTTCAGACCCAAATGATGCCCCATTAATGAATTCCAGACGTGATTCCCCTAATTCAGCATGATCATAACTAGTAATCAGCACGCGTAGGATACAGGTTCTTATAATTCAAAAAGGCAGCACAAAAGGAGCAACTTCTAAGTTCAGTATTCACATGTAAGCAGATATGCATATAGTAGTTACCATCTCTCGAGTGAAATCGAAGTGTAGGACCCTCATAGACAGCTTTCTGAACAACAGCTTTTTTCTTCACCTCCTCCTCTCTTGCCAGTACACGTTCAAGATTTCTCATGTTCATAATCTCTAAAATAGACAAAGGTAAACTAGTCAATCAACACTGGCAGATTCCATCTTTATCTTTGGGAAAGGCACAACGAAGAGGGAAACAGACCAGTTTCAGCTGCTTCCAAGAGCATCTCTTCTTGTGTCATACGTTTTTCTTCTCCCTCTTTTCTCTTCTTAATTGGCTGGTACAGTATAAAAGAGGGAAAACAATCAATCAGCCTGAAAATGCCATTTGTTTGGTACTACAAGATTCTGTTGTCCCTGAATATACTAATAACCATGAATGCAATACGTGGAGGGCTGCTGTACGGTTTACAGACCTtagcagtagctttcttttcagCACGTATTGCTTCTCGCTCAGCTTGTCTCACAATGACAGATGTTCTGGTTGATTTCCTGATCGTTTTCTCAGACTCCCATTCATCAGGAACATCTGATTGTTTGGATGAAGTTGTCTTATCAGGATTCTTGTCATCTATGCCTTCATCATCCTCTAGTTTGATGaccttattcttcttcttcttcttcttggcttTCATTTTTTTCATGGTCTTCCCAGGGAAAACTAGCCGCTTCTTAATAGGTAATCTGGTCCATAATCAGGGCACGATTTAGATATATATAACTGACTGTTACGCAGTGCATGAATGTGCTCTGATATGCTTATGAGCTACCATGAAACATGTGTTACCTCTCACTCACTTCCTTCTCTGGGTCGTCGTCAGGTTGAGGTTCCTGGAAAGGAGTTGGATTAGCACAGGCAGTGAGAAAATTATTATGAGCAACAGAGCAAGAGAAGACCAACTTTACAAAAGCTACAATGAATAAGTAAACCAATTGAACAGATTGGGATGAGCAGAAGGAGGGATCTCACATCTTCATCGAAATCACTGTCGAATACATCACCAGCATCCTGCTCTTCCTGATAGTTATCATCCTCCTCGTCCTGCCAGAAAGGACGGAGCAAGTTGAAGAACAGTAAACAGCTTATGAATATGAGCAGAAGAGATGATTCCGTAGCAACCGACGGACCTCCTTCAGGGCTTCTTGGCCCCAGAAAGCCTCGTCAAGCTCGACCTCCTCCTCTACGAGCTTGGTTATCCTGCGCAATCAGGGGGGGCAGACAGCGTAAGGAGAAGGGAAGATAGGTATTGGGCGAGGGGGAGGGAGAGCGAGGAGCAGGGAGACCACCTCTTTCCTCGGGTGGCACGCGCCGCGCGGTCGAGCAGGATGGGCGGCTCCTCCTCGCTTGCGGCGTGGTCGGCCATGGCGACTTCACCGGCGGCGAGATGGCGAATGGGTTCGGTCTCGCGGTGCCGAGTGGGGGATTTGGGAGAAACAACGAGTTGGGACGACCGGACGAGTGACGGCCCAAATCTATGTTAACACTACCGGCCCAAAACAGCCCAAATATATATTTTGAGCTGTAAAGCCCAAATCTTTAGTCTTTCCTTTCTTTTTCTGAGATGATCTTTAGTCTTTTTCCCTTAATCATAAAAGTTTTACTTCGTGTCTCTAGACGCTACATGTCGGCCGTCTGATAACGGAAAAAGATCAACTGCCTCTATCACTTTTAGATGGATCTGCGAATGGCCATCCAATCTATCCACATGAGCAGTGACATCTCTTTGCAACCAGAGTGATGTTGCAATAGGCCCTCTGCAATAGGATGCTTGTTGCAATCACCTCTAAACATTATTTTCCTCCTGAAAATATTTGCAGCAAAAGTAATGTTGCGGAAATCTTTGCAACAGAGGGTATGTTGTAGAAATGTTGTTGGTCGTTTTCTAACGTAATTTTTCCAAAAAAAGCTTGTGTTGTAGAAAACCTTTTGCAATAGATGACATGTTGCAGAAACGTTGCCACGACGGCCAGCGAGCTCGCCGGAGAAGCATGATGATGCGCCCTTCCTTTTCCTCTCCTACTTCTTCTCATCCCCTCCCCTCTCATCTTCATCTCTCTTTCCACCCCGCTCTCTCACTCGTTGCATCCCCGTGTAGGCGGTAGCTctttcatctctctctctctctctctctctctctctctctctctctctctctctctctctctctctctttgcaCGCCGTGTAGAATGCGGCCTGCACGTGGCCGCCGAGCATGTTTGTTGCTGACATCGTCGGTGTGCTTGTTGGTGGCGAGCGCCGGTGGCGGCGATGGAAGCAACACAGGGAGGCGGCGGCTCCACGGGGAGCTCGGGAGGAGCAAGGGAGATATCTGCTCTTGAGGGATCCATATTCAAATCCTGCAACATATCAGTTGTTGCAGTTGGGGAGATTGCAACAACTGCTCAGTTGCAAAACCTAGACTATGTAATAGGTTGCTCCCGAGTCATCTGTTCAAAATAAAATCTGACGGCCAAGGAGACGAGGGATGCACGCGTCATCGTTATTGGTCGGGTGATGTGAGCGTTTCCCCTAAGAAAACATCTTCTTCTTTCCCCATGCTCCATTTTATCAACTGTGGAAAAAACACTTTCTTGAAAAGACTATGCGAAAGCATTGTAATTAAACTAGTTGTGCATGAAATTTTAACTTTTGATTTCCCGCAATTTCGCTTGTGAAATTTTAAATCAAGGTCATATGTAATATCTTTTTCTAGCAATGGTCATATGAAACATCAACGCCAGAAGAATCAATATACGGTTCGATGGTAAGAAATAAAGTTAGGGTTCGTGCTTCTCGTCGGCCCCGACGTAGGTCCGCCTTGTCTCCGGTGGCACTAGGGCCATGGAGGTGCGGTGGATCCTGACAAAGGCCGGCAGGAGGGCTCCATTTTTAGTCATTTTTCTCAAtattgttagggtttgtgtcctactcaggaaggcgagacgacggcggctccctgaagatggaataaaggtctccccACCTAGCCCCCATTCCGGTAGTGCGttctttggtggatttgctcggatctcgtCGTTGTTCGTCTACATTTGTGTCTTCGGTTTGGATCTCTTCGATGTACGTTAttcttcatcggcggcggttgctgttctagggtgctggtcctatggggccttagcacaacgacttcccgactgtctacaaCAAGTTGTGTCTGACTCCGACgatggaggggcgatgacggcggcgtgccttcggctcgcttcagtgcttgtagtcgttgctaggtgatctacggatctgaatgtaatttttatttttggtgttcattatactgccatgattgaagatgGATAGATCGAAGTTTTTCTTGCAAAAAGAAATGGTTCGATGGTTAGGAGTGTTGTACGCCTAGCACATCAGGATCAAAACTCTTAGTTTGACACCCTATGTATCTGTAAGGTGGAATACTTTGTCAACAAGAAATGATTTTCTCTTCGACAATAAGACATTTGCGGTAACTTTGTCGGTTTTAGAGTTTCGGGACTTTGATCTTGTGTGAGTGTGTGTGTCAGTCTTTGTTTTTTGGTCGAAATGTTAGTGTGCGCATAATAGAGTAGAGGAAAAAAAGAAATGCATAGGAAGGAGATGCGGTCACTGCCCTAGGACACAATCGATGACGGCGAAGCAAAAAAGACGACGAAAGTGCTCCCTCGTCTATGTTGTCTTCTTTGCAAAATTAGTTGTCGCTTAAACAGATATACTTCCTACTAAAGGTTTTATAGTATTTTTTTACAGAAGTAGTATCTAACAATAATACTAGGTCTTAAATCTCAACTGCTTTCTCCGATTCATATTAATTATTGCTGATTTAGtataattgtgacaaaactctATGATTATTGCTTGGAAAAGAATCCATATTCATAAACTGAAACTACTCGCGTAAATTATTATTACCTTTAATCCTGATAAGTGTCACACATGTGACACGAATACATGACAACTTTGAACGATTTTCATGGCAAATTGAGTCACGCGAGGATGACAACTTATCAAGCATGACAACTTTCTTTCCAGATGATAGGTTTCATTTTTTGGGGCTTTTTTTTCTATCTCGGATGGTAATTTTAGTTGGAAAAAAAACGTGAAGACGTATGTATCGTGTGCCATTTATCATTCGGAAAATTTTAACATTGGCAGATGAACCCGATAATCTGCGTGACAGAATTAGTGGCGGGAAGAAAGCTAGCGAACAGACGGGAAGGATAAGCAAGCAGTCCATGGCCACAGGCGTCCGAAGCCATCAGCACATCAGCCATGCAACAACCGCAGCTGCAGCCCCGCGTCCGCGCGCGCGCTTTCCTCCACGCCGCCGTCAAGCTCAACCCGAGGGGGAACCCGTTCCTcctgcgccgccccgccgcgtCCGCCGGCGGCGCCGTCGCGGGCGTCCAGCTGACGGTGTCGGACTCGGAGCTGTCGTCCCGGGGCTTCGCCGTTCGGCGCACCGCGGAGGGCCTGGACGTGGCGGCGCTGAACGAGGTGTTCGCGCGCGTGGGGTTCCCTCGGCGGCAGGAGGAGCGGCTCCGGCGCGCGCTGGAGCACAGCGAGGTGGCGTGGCTGGCGTCGGAGGCGACGGGGCGCCCCGTGGCGTTCGCGCGCGCggccggggacggggtgttcaACGCGGTGGTGTGGGACGTGGTGGTGGAGCCGTCGTGCCAGGGCCTCGGGCTCGGCCGCGCCGTCATGGAGCGCCTCGTGGCGGAGCTCCGGCGCAAGGGCGTCGGCAACATCGTGCTCTACGCCGAGCCCAGGGTGGTCGGGTTCTACCGCCCGCTGGGGTTCGCCATGGACCCCGACGGCATCCGGGGCATGGCGTACTACCGCAGCAAGCAAAACCAGAAGCAACAGTGATATTCTATACATTACTGCCATCACCATTCATGCATGATCCATGCATCTCCGCTGTgcatttctttctttctttttcgcTTGTTATGCCAGGTGATTGGATGGAGACAGATCGGAAATGTTGAAATTGATCGATACACTTAACACTGCTGCAGTGCTGAGTACATGAGTATATATGAGATGGATCATGGAACTGACCATCTGAATTTCTCTCTTGTTTGCTTGGCACTGGAAATCGGAAATGTTCAAATTGATCAATATCGATACACTTACATAGTTACATTCCACAGTGATCGACGAACAATTGATTGACGAACACCTTACACCAGAGAAACACAGGAGTATATGAGATGGCGCAATTCACTCATGAGCAAGATCAAATCAAAGTGAAGTAGAGAAAGCACAACCAAGACCAGAAAGGATTCGAAAGCATCGAGCGACCTCGGTCGGTGATGGCACGTAGGTAGCCGTAGCCTAGCGGTGTCTGCGGATCGCGCAGGCggagaggaggacgaggaggatgAAGACGAGGACGGCGAGGAAGGAGGCGACGACGGCGCCGCTGGTGCGCTGGCAGAAGCCGTGGAACTGCATGCAGATGGGCGCCCAGTTGGCGCGCCGGCTCCCCTCGTGCGCCACGTACACGATGGCCGCCGCCGCAGACGCAGCGGCCGTCACCAGCACCACCATCACCGTGTCGCAGACGAGCAGCAGCAGCCTGACGCCGGTCGCCTTTGGCCGGATGATGCCCACGATGGAGAAGGGGAGGGACAGCACCAGGTACCCCGCGGCGACGGCGTTGGCGACCATGAAGAAGGTGAAGGCCGGGAAGTCGTCGAACCTGGCGCGGAACTGGAAGTACTCGGTGAAGACGGAGAGCGTCTCGTCGGAGGTGCCCGTGGAGATGGCGGCCGCGAGCGTGGGCCCGAAGGCCGCCACCCTGAGCAGCAGGTCCACGAAGGCCATGCAGCGCCGGAAGCCCTCGGCGCCGCTGCGCAGGATGAACGGCACGCCGCCGCCGGacttgcgctgctgctgctgctgcaccgGCGCGGGTGCGGCTCCTGGCGGTGGCGCGGCCGTGACCGGTGCCTTGCCGGTGGTGTCGTCCATGTGGATGACGGTGGCCTCGTTGGTGCTGGCCATGCTGGCTGGGACGGCTAGCTGCTCTGCTCAGCTGCCAGGTACTTCCTGCTTGTTTGGAAGATTGAGATGAAGATGAAGATTGCTTGCTGAGTAGAGACCATGCCGCAGTGCAGCATATATGCACACAGGCAGCATGCAGATCAGGTGCAGAGGTAATGGAATAGTTGGAGGAATGATTGATTCAAGAGCTTGATGGTGAAGAAGTTGAGAGGGATGTAGCTTAGTGTGGTTGGGTTTGCAGGAGTGGTTGCTTAGTTTGCTGGAATTTGCTTTGCTTTTCTAACTGCTCTGCATTTCATCGATGCCGGAATAGGAGTACAGGACACGACCGGGAGCAGTTCAACTGAAAAAACGAAGCGTACAGATATCCTCACACCTATTTTagcaaaaaagaagaagaagaagaagaagaagaagaagaagaggcaaAAGTTCAAACAAGGTGGCGGGCATGGCAAGGATGTACTCTCTACGATTTCCGTCTTCCTAAATCTTCTCAATCGGCTGAGACTTGGTTATGTCTCAGTCCACGTTATATTTATGGGATCATATATTAAGATTCGTGCAAAAAAAATATTCAGATCTTCCTTTTCCTTTCTTACATGGTATGTCGTTTGACTGAGACCTAGTCACACCCTTATTTTTAGTCAGCATATAGAATTTATCTCAAGTCTAATTATaaagtttgactaactttataaGAAAAAAGGTCGACATTCACAATATGAAACCAATAACTTTAGATGCATCATGAAATTAATGTTCATACTACATAACTTCAGTATTGTAAATGTTAATATTGTTTAATTTCAAACAAATCTTACACGGAGTAAAAATAAACACAAACGGAGGGTGTACCACGACCGAGTAAACTAACGTGTTCGGATCCCCTCCACTCAAAAAACCCAACCATAATATTGCACAGAAGTGCTTATTTTCTCGAGTCGAGATGAcgcaagagccttgcgcttcagTTCATTCAAAAGAAAACAAGTTCCAAGCCTGGGAGATGGCCTAGTAGGAGCCCAGATGCCGGAGCCTGGCTTCCGCTCTAATCCTGGCGAGCAGGGAAGGGCTCTAAGGCATAGCATGCTCTAAGGTACTCTCGTTGCGCTGCTTCCACGCCATCCAAGATGTAAGCAGAGCACAAAAGCGTTCAGATCTACAGACATTACTGCTTCCAAAACATCCATCCCAATATAGCTGACAATTTGCTCAACACCCAACAAGCAGAGTAAGCAAAAGGAGATGAAAGAAAACATACCCTGTTCAGTGTTCACATCTTCTCCAGAAAGGGAGGTACTATACATCAGTAATAATTTCGACGAACCAGTGCAGTGCACCGAGCAACTCTTAACTAGTGCCACAACATACCCAAAGGAAGCACAAACGACATTTCATACTGTACACACGGACCCGGTTTTTGTACAAACATTTCATATCGACTTGTATGAGCAAAAACAATCTACCGAGAACTCAACTGCGAATCTGTTGACCAAAACATAAGGTTCTCGCTTTGGAAGCTGAGACGAACTTGGAACATCATGTATGGTGTCGAGCTACTGTTCTATGATCTGCACGATGGAAGGGACAGGCCTCCGCAGAAAGCCGCAATGATCAGGTAAAGTAGCAGCACAATGACCGCCGTCAACACCGCTCTGCAACAAACGCACAACAAGAAACATCTTAGAAGCTGCCAAACAGGTTAAACTGACATGTACTCCCtcgtttctaaatataagaccttttagagatttcaatacgggctacatacggatgtatatagacgtattttagagtgtagattttcactcattttgctctgtatgtagtccgCATTGGAATGTCTAAAAAgccttatatttaggaacagaggcaGTAAAAGTCAACAGAAATAAAACTCTGGTGTTATAGACAGCCATTGGTTGGTTACTTGGCTGCACTTGCCAATAGTAGCCACTAATTACAAGATTTCCTAGTCGGAACATGGGTTTCTGCGATTTCAGTCATGACACACCACACTAACTTAAGCCATTAAACTAGAGAGTTAGAGGATGTTTGGATGAGGGGTATTTTTTTTACAAAGTTCTAGAATTTACTTCAAATTATAAAAGCTCCTCTAAAGTTACCCCTTACCCAAACAGTGTAATTTACTCTATCTG belongs to Triticum urartu cultivar G1812 chromosome 7, Tu2.1, whole genome shotgun sequence and includes:
- the LOC125522708 gene encoding SWR1 complex subunit 2, whose amino-acid sequence is MADHAASEEEPPILLDRAARATRGKRITKLVEEEVELDEAFWGQEALKEDEEDDNYQEEQDAGDVFDSDFDEDEPQPDDDPEKEVSERLPIKKRLVFPGKTMKKMKAKKKKKKNKVIKLEDDEGIDDKNPDKTTSSKQSDVPDEWESEKTIRKSTRTSVIVRQAEREAIRAEKKATAKPIKKRKEGEEKRMTQEEMLLEAAETEIMNMRNLERVLAREEEVKKKAVVQKAVYEGPTLRFHSRDGESRLEFINGASFGSELCTTSTPYPEKSVCVVTGLPAKYRDPKTGLPYATMAAFKIIRESFLKEEPDKKRPNMSNMGELFESVAGEHSTPKKKRIESRSPISGDLRHGGRFRRIPALDVMDED
- the LOC125525307 gene encoding serotonin N-acetyltransferase 2, chloroplastic encodes the protein MQQPQLQPRVRARAFLHAAVKLNPRGNPFLLRRPAASAGGAVAGVQLTVSDSELSSRGFAVRRTAEGLDVAALNEVFARVGFPRRQEERLRRALEHSEVAWLASEATGRPVAFARAAGDGVFNAVVWDVVVEPSCQGLGLGRAVMERLVAELRRKGVGNIVLYAEPRVVGFYRPLGFAMDPDGIRGMAYYRSKQNQKQQ
- the LOC125518964 gene encoding casparian strip membrane protein 2-like, with the protein product MASTNEATVIHMDDTTGKAPVTAAPPPGAAPAPVQQQQQRKSGGGVPFILRSGAEGFRRCMAFVDLLLRVAAFGPTLAAAISTGTSDETLSVFTEYFQFRARFDDFPAFTFFMVANAVAAGYLVLSLPFSIVGIIRPKATGVRLLLLVCDTVMVVLVTAAASAAAAIVYVAHEGSRRANWAPICMQFHGFCQRTSGAVVASFLAVLVFILLVLLSACAIRRHR